In the genome of Ureibacillus sp. FSL W7-1570, the window ACACCGAGTTTCGGACGATTTTCAAATGGACTGATTCCGGATACGACTTCGTTTAATGTGCCATCCCCGCCTGCTGCAACAACAATATCAAATCCCCGTTCCACCGCTTTTGCGGCTGCCTCCTTTGCATCCCCTGCTCCCGTCGTTGCATGGCAGGAAGTTTCATAGCCGGCCATTTCCAGCTTCTCCAGCACTTCTGGTAAATGCTTTTTGAAAAGTTCTCTGCCTGATGTTGGATTATAAATAATTCTCGCTCTTTTCATATTTTCGCCATCCTATTTTATTATCATTTAATTTATCAACGCTTATGTAATCAGGAAAGTTCCAGGATCAAAAAGAGATTGAACAATAGAAAATTCCCCGTCCAGTGGAAGGGTATTTTTTCTTTCTATCGATGTTTATTTAAGACAACATCTCTATTATAACTTTTTTCATATCTTCATAAACCCATTTCGCGCATTGCGGGTCTTTGACAAATTTCTCCTGCAATGTAGTATACAATTCTTTTTGCTTTTCTTCAAATGTTGGATCATCTTTTTCCGGCAATTTTGCTCTAGCTTCCACCACCATTTGCTGCAGTTCAGGTGCTCTTGGCCCCCATTTTCCAATTACTTGTCCGTTTTGATCGAGAAATAAATAGATTGGAATGGCCCTTCCTCCGTTTGTCAAGTAACGGTCGATCAAGTCTGTGTCTTCATCCCGGTAAACGCAGCGAATGTCTAGTTGGGCAGCTTCGGCAATTTTGCGGATGATCGGGTTATTGAGCATGGCATCCCCGCACCAATCTTCTGTAATGGCTAAAATGCGCGGCTTTTTTTCTTTCAGTAAGGCGATAAGTTCGTCATTTTCATCAATCGTAAAATTGTTGTAGATTTCATAGCTTCCTTCTTTTAAATTCGTTTTCATTCTGTCCATGTATTCCGCTATGGAAATCCCTTGTTCAAAATATTGTTGTTCTGTTTTCACGTGATAACCCCCTTTTGTTCTATTCTGCATGGAAAGGGAGGGATTGGCAATGTTTTTGATTTTGCAGGAGTTGAGTAGATATTTATAAGAGTGAGGATAGTATCCGCACCAAATGTGGTTCCATCCGAACTAATTGCTGTTGTATATGCACTAATTGAGGAAGTAAACGCACGAATTGAAGTTGCATACGCACAAAATATAGGAACAAACGCACGAAACGAAGCAGTATCTGCACCAAATAAGAAGGTACACGCACTAAATAGAGCAGCATCCGCACGAATTAAAGTAGCAAATGCACGAAATGGGTTCTCATCCGCACCAAATGGGAAGATACACGCACTAAATAAAGCAGCATCCGCACGAATTAAAGTAGCAAATGCACGAAATGGGTCCTCATCCGCACGAAATGTGGAAGTAAGCACACTAAATAAAGTGGTCTACGCACGATTTGCAATTCTACAATCCTATCAACTATCAGATAAAGCCCTCATTCAATTCAAATAATGAAAAGCCGCATAAGCCATAACAGCTTATGCGGCGCAGAAAAACCTCTTAACTTATCGTTTATTAATTTCTTCAAGCAATAATTTGTTGACCATTGGCGGGTTGGCTTGTCCTTTAGTCGCTTTCATGATTTGACCTACTAAGAAGCCGATTGCGCGGTCTTTACCGTTTTTGAAGTCTTCGATGGATTGCGGGTTGTTGTCAAGCACTTCTGTAATAATCGGAAGAAGTACGTTTGGATCTGAAATTTGAACCATGCCTTTTTCTTTGACGATTTTTTCAGGGTCTCCACCGTTTTTCACTAATTCATTGAACACTTTCTTCGCAATTTTGGATGAAATTGTGCCGTCTGAAATCAATTTTACTAATCCAGCCAAGTTTTCAGGCGTTAATTTTGTTTCCGTGATTTCCACTTGTTCTGCATTCAAGTATCCGGAAACGTCGCCCATCAACCAGTTGGCGGAAAGTTTTGCATCGGCGCCCAATTTCACCATTTCATCGAAGAAATCTGAAAGTGTTTTGTTCACAACCAATACGTTTGCATCGTATTCAGTTAAGCCAAGTTCTTCGATGTAGCGTTTTTTGCGGGCATCTGGAAGCTCAGGAATGGAAGCTTTTACGCGTTCCAACCATTCATCATCAATCACAAGATGCACTAAGTCCGGTTCTGGGAAGTAGCGGTAGTCTTCCGCTGTTTCTTTGACGCGCATCAAGATCGTTTTGCCTGTTTTTTCATCAAAACGGCGTGTTTCTTGTCTGATCACGCCACCGCTCATTAAGATTTCCGCTTGGCGTTTTTGTTCGTATTCAAGTCCTTTACGAACAAAGTTGAAAGAGTTCAAGTTTTTCAATTCCGTTTTTGTACCGAATTCTTTTTGTCCGTATGGGCGAAGGGAAATGTTCGCGTCGCAGCGCAATGAACCTTCTTCCATTTTCACATCGGATACGCCTGTGTATTGGATGATGGATTTTAATTTTTCCAAATATAAGTACGCTTCTTCAGGTGTGCGGATGTCCGGCTCAGAAACGATTTCCAAAAGCGGAGTCCCTTTACGGTTGAAGTCTACAAGGGAGTAGCCATCGCCATGCAACAATTTACCGGCGTCTTCTTCCATATGAAGACGTGTGATGCCGATTCGTTTTGTATAGCCTGGTTGACCGTCTTTTTCCGGAACTTCGATTTCAATCCATCCATCATAGCCGATTGGTTTATCATATTGGGAAATTTGGTAGCCGCTCGGATTGTCCGGATAGAAATAGTTTTTCCGGTCAAATTTCGTATGTTGGTTGATTTTCATGTTTAAAGCAAGAGCCGCTTTCATTGCGTATTCCACAACGTTTTTATTTAAAACAGGAAGCACTCCCGGATATGCAAGGTCGTAAACTGTTGTATTTGTGTTTGGCTCCGCACCGAATTGGTTTGGTGCAGTCGAGAAAATTTTGGATTCCGTTTTTAATTCAACGTGTACTTCTAGACCAATGACTGTTTCAAAGTTCATATTATTTACCCTCCAATCTAGGAGATTGTTTATGGAAATCTGTTGCTTGTTCAAATGCGTATGCAGCGCGGTATACCGTTTCTTCATCGAAGTGTTTGCCGATGATTTGCAAGCCTAATGGCAAGCCGTTTTCAAATCCGCATGGAATCGAAATTGCAGGTACCCCCGCCAAGTTGATTGGAATTGTTAAAATGTCGTTTGCGTACATTGTTAATGGATCGTCAATGTTTTCGCCGATTTTGAATGCTGGTGTTGGTGTTGTTGGACCAACGATCACATCATAATCTTCAAACACTTTATCGTAGTCTTGTTTGATTAATGTACGGACTTGTTGCGCTTTTTTATAGTAAGCATCATATGTGCCGGCAGACAAAGAGTACGTACCAAGCATGATGCGGCGTTTCACTTCATCGCCAAAGCCTTGGGCGCGTGTTTGTTTGTATAATTCCAACAAGTTTTTCACGCCTTCAGCACGGAAACCGTAGCGGATACCGTCGAAACGGGCAAGGTTGGATGAAGCTTCTGAAGATGCCAGGATATAATAAGTCGCCAATGCGTACTTGGAGTGAGGAAGGGATACTTCTTCCACTGTTGCGCCAAGACCTTTGAACACTTCAAGGGCATCCATTACGGATTTGCGTACGCCTTCTTCCACACCTTCTCCCAAGAATTCTTTTGGCACGGCGATGCGCAACCCTTTGATATCACCATCCAATTTGGATGCATAGTTAGGCACTGGCACATCTGCGCTTGTGGAATCGTTAGGGTCCACGCCGGCAATCACTTCAAGCAATAAGGCATTGTCATATACATTGCGGGTGATTGGCCCGATTTGGTCAAGGGAAGATGCGAAGGCAACGGCTCCGAAACGGGAAACACGGCCATATGTCGGTTTCATTCCCACAACGCCACAGAATGCGGCAGGTTGACGGATGGAACCGCCTGTATCTGTACCTAATGCGAATGGCACTTCACCCGCTGCGACACTCGCTGCAGAACCGCCGGAAGAACCGCCTGGCACACGTTCAAGATCCCAAGGGTTTTTTGTCTTTTTATAATAAGAAGTTTCTGTTGAAGAACCCATGGCGAATTCATCCATGTTGAGTTTACCAATTGTGATCATGCCTGCTTCGCGAAGCTTTTTCACCACTGTCGCGTCATAAATCGGGATGAACCCTTCCAAAATTTTAGAAGCGCAAGTCGTTTCAAGGCCTTCCGTCACGATATTGTCTTTTATGCCGATAGGAAGACCGAACAATGGTCCACGTTCACTCACCGGCACTTGATCTTTTTCATTTGCTTCTTCAAGTGCTTTTTCTTTGTTTAAGGCAAGAAACGCTTGTACATCTCCATCGACTTCTTCGATTCTTTTATAGGTTTCATTGATCAAATCGACAATTTTAAATTCACCTTTATGTAAACCTTCTTGTAATTCTTTCGATGAACGTTCTAACAACGTCATGAAGTTCCCTCCTTTAATATGGGTATCGATAAAATTGGAAAATACAAGCATCTATTTTTACAAACACAAAAATAATGGCCGCTGCCATTAAACAATCGAATTTATTCTTCTAAAATTGGCGGAACTTTGATTAAGCCATTTTCATGTTCTTTTACATTCAACAGCACTTTTTCAAGCTCCAATCCTTTTTTGGCCACGTCTTCACGCATTACGTTCACGATTGGTAACACATGGGAAGTTGGCTCCACATCTGTTGTATCCAATTCATTTAATGTTTCTACATATTCCGTAATTTTCCCGAGCTGTTCAGTGAACTTTTCCGCTTCTTCCTCGGAGATTGCCAAACGAGCCAAGTGGGCAATGTGCTTTACTTCTTCCTTCGTCAATTTTGCCATTGATTACACCTCCACATTTCATAAACCTGGCAATAATAATACCATTTTTCGATTGAAAAATCACACGTTTATTGGAAAATCCCATAATAATACGATTACTTTTCAATTATCTCCAAAAAAAGCATATTTTCAAACACTTCTTCAAATAAATTCAAACAATTTGAAACAGTGTTACGTCATCCGCAACACTGTTTCCCATCACATTTGATTCATTTTTGGCGCCAATTTCAGTAATCATAAATGTGTACAAAAGGCTCTTTTTCATTTCGATCTTTTATGATCACCGCTTCCGGACCGTTGATGGATGTAACGCTTACTTCAATATCAACACTATCCGGGAATCTTTTCATAATAACGCCTGTCAAATATTGAGTAAAGCCGATAATCTCTGTCGTGCCATAAAATTGGATCGGCACCTCAACCGACAATTTGACCAGCTGATTGTTTTGATAAAACCCTTTGCCTATCACATTTGTATAGTTGGAAAAATATTTTAGAATATCTTGTTTAAAGTTCAGGAATTTCGTATTCGTATCTCGGTAGATGTCTTCCGGCGTTGACATAGGGAAGGTCACGTATTTTTCATTGATGCCAACCCAATCTCCCAAATCACTTTTTCCCGGCTTTGCCACGCTGTAGGCAAAATAAGTTCCAGGAACAATGGAATTGCGGGCTTCCTGTTTAAATAAAGCGACTAAGATTGGCACATCCTGCAATTCTGTACGGGCACGCAAGCGGCGGACCACTTCCTCCGCCATTTCTTTCCCTTTTTTCTCCAACTCCGCTTGAGGAATTGGTTCATCATACCATTCGCCGTATTGTTCTTTTTGATAATAATATATGGAATTCAGCGCGAGGCCGATGGAGATCCCTCCAAGGGCCACTTTATTGTCGCTCGTTTTCTTTAAGTAGTTTTGTTCAATAATATGCGCTAAATAAATTGGCGCTTCTTTTGCCCGTTTTTCAGGATCCATGCCGTCTTCCGCCGGAGGATTCAATCCTTCTTCATTTTTATTGCTCCGTGACAGCCAATTGGTTACCGTTTCACTGTCCAAATATTGGCCTTCTTGGAAATAGTAGCTGTCGGTGCTGTATTCGTTTTGCGAAATGCGCATTAATCCTTCTTCCGCTTCTTTAATGTCGTATTTCGTATAAATATTGGACACGACAAGGCCACGGGCTGCGCTCTCTTTATATGGTATGAGCGTTTTATAATAACTTTCGTCTAACTGCATTTTTGGGATGATTGTCGTTTCAACTTCTGCTTCAGATTTTTGATTTGGTCCAACCACTTCCGTATCTTCCCGAACGGAAGGTACACAACCTGCAAGCATTGCAACAACGACCATCGCCGGTATCCAGCGAAATCGGTTCATTGCCTGAATCCCCTTTACTCTTCTAATTGTTCAATAAAGCGATTTTCGTCCCAAACTTCTATTCCCAGTTCCTGCGCTTTTGTCAATTTTGAGCCTGCATCGGCTCCCGCAATGACAAGATCCGTCTTTTTGCTTACGCTTCCTGTCACTTTACCACCTAACTCTTCTATTTTCGCCTTTGCTTCGTTGCGTGTCAATCGTTCCAATTTTCCTGTCAATACGACCGTTTTTCCGGCAAACGGGCTATCCGCTATTGCTGTGCTGGCTTTTTTGCCTTTGTATGTCATGTTGACGCCGGCTTCTTTCAACCGGGCAATCAATTGTCTCGCTTCCTCTTTTTTGAAATAGGAAACCACCGATTGGGCTATTTTTTCGCCGATTTCATGGATGGACACCAATTCTTCTTCTGTTGCCTCCATGATGCGGTCCATTGTTTCGAATTCCTCCGCAATGAGTTTTGCCGCTTTTTCGCCGACATGGCGTATGCCGAGGCCGAATAATAAACGCTCCAATGAATTTTCTTTTGAACGTTCAATGGCATTGACCAGATTGGTTGCGGAAAGCTGTCCCATCCGATCCAATTTGGCCAGCTCGTCCACTTTTAAAAAGTAAAGATCCGCCACATCCCGAATATAGTTTTCTTTTAATAGCAATTCCGTAATTTTATCCCCTAAGCCGTCGATATTCATCGCATTTCTGGAAGCGAAATGTTTGATCCCTTCCGCAATTTGGGCAGGGCATGCAGGGTTCACACAGCGGATCGCCACTTCATCATCAATGCGGATCAGTCCGCTTCCACAGGCAGGGCAAGTTTTTGGCATTTCATAAGGAACGGTGCCTTCCGGGCGCTGTTCCAAAATGACACGGACCACTTCCGGAATGATATCGCCCGCTTTATGAACGATTACGGTATCCCCGATTCGGATGTCTTTTTCGCGAATCAAATCTTCATTATGAAGGGAAGCCCGGCTGACAGTCGAACCGGCGAGTTTTACCGGCTCCAAAATCGCTGTTG includes:
- the gatA gene encoding Asp-tRNA(Asn)/Glu-tRNA(Gln) amidotransferase subunit GatA → MTLLERSSKELQEGLHKGEFKIVDLINETYKRIEEVDGDVQAFLALNKEKALEEANEKDQVPVSERGPLFGLPIGIKDNIVTEGLETTCASKILEGFIPIYDATVVKKLREAGMITIGKLNMDEFAMGSSTETSYYKKTKNPWDLERVPGGSSGGSAASVAAGEVPFALGTDTGGSIRQPAAFCGVVGMKPTYGRVSRFGAVAFASSLDQIGPITRNVYDNALLLEVIAGVDPNDSTSADVPVPNYASKLDGDIKGLRIAVPKEFLGEGVEEGVRKSVMDALEVFKGLGATVEEVSLPHSKYALATYYILASSEASSNLARFDGIRYGFRAEGVKNLLELYKQTRAQGFGDEVKRRIMLGTYSLSAGTYDAYYKKAQQVRTLIKQDYDKVFEDYDVIVGPTTPTPAFKIGENIDDPLTMYANDILTIPINLAGVPAISIPCGFENGLPLGLQIIGKHFDEETVYRAAYAFEQATDFHKQSPRLEGK
- the gatC gene encoding Asp-tRNA(Asn)/Glu-tRNA(Gln) amidotransferase subunit GatC, whose protein sequence is MAKLTKEEVKHIAHLARLAISEEEAEKFTEQLGKITEYVETLNELDTTDVEPTSHVLPIVNVMREDVAKKGLELEKVLLNVKEHENGLIKVPPILEE
- a CDS encoding CamS family sex pheromone protein; its protein translation is MNRFRWIPAMVVVAMLAGCVPSVREDTEVVGPNQKSEAEVETTIIPKMQLDESYYKTLIPYKESAARGLVVSNIYTKYDIKEAEEGLMRISQNEYSTDSYYFQEGQYLDSETVTNWLSRSNKNEEGLNPPAEDGMDPEKRAKEAPIYLAHIIEQNYLKKTSDNKVALGGISIGLALNSIYYYQKEQYGEWYDEPIPQAELEKKGKEMAEEVVRRLRARTELQDVPILVALFKQEARNSIVPGTYFAYSVAKPGKSDLGDWVGINEKYVTFPMSTPEDIYRDTNTKFLNFKQDILKYFSNYTNVIGKGFYQNNQLVKLSVEVPIQFYGTTEIIGFTQYLTGVIMKRFPDSVDIEVSVTSINGPEAVIIKDRNEKEPFVHIYDY
- a CDS encoding thioredoxin family protein — its product is MKTEQQYFEQGISIAEYMDRMKTNLKEGSYEIYNNFTIDENDELIALLKEKKPRILAITEDWCGDAMLNNPIIRKIAEAAQLDIRCVYRDEDTDLIDRYLTNGGRAIPIYLFLDQNGQVIGKWGPRAPELQQMVVEARAKLPEKDDPTFEEKQKELYTTLQEKFVKDPQCAKWVYEDMKKVIIEMLS
- the gatB gene encoding Asp-tRNA(Asn)/Glu-tRNA(Gln) amidotransferase subunit GatB, with translation MNFETVIGLEVHVELKTESKIFSTAPNQFGAEPNTNTTVYDLAYPGVLPVLNKNVVEYAMKAALALNMKINQHTKFDRKNYFYPDNPSGYQISQYDKPIGYDGWIEIEVPEKDGQPGYTKRIGITRLHMEEDAGKLLHGDGYSLVDFNRKGTPLLEIVSEPDIRTPEEAYLYLEKLKSIIQYTGVSDVKMEEGSLRCDANISLRPYGQKEFGTKTELKNLNSFNFVRKGLEYEQKRQAEILMSGGVIRQETRRFDEKTGKTILMRVKETAEDYRYFPEPDLVHLVIDDEWLERVKASIPELPDARKKRYIEELGLTEYDANVLVVNKTLSDFFDEMVKLGADAKLSANWLMGDVSGYLNAEQVEITETKLTPENLAGLVKLISDGTISSKIAKKVFNELVKNGGDPEKIVKEKGMVQISDPNVLLPIITEVLDNNPQSIEDFKNGKDRAIGFLVGQIMKATKGQANPPMVNKLLLEEINKR